A stretch of Salvelinus alpinus chromosome 4, SLU_Salpinus.1, whole genome shotgun sequence DNA encodes these proteins:
- the cdc42se1 gene encoding CDC42 small effector protein 1 has protein sequence MSEFWHKIGCCVVAKPPPRKRRRKIDRSMIGEPTNFVHLTHIGSGEMAEGRAPSGPVQDKMRSKGPSANGRKSML, from the exons ATGAGCGAGTTCTGGCACAAGATTGGCTGCTGCGTGGTGGCCAAACCTCCACCG AGAAAGAGGCGCAGGAAAATCGACCGCAGCATGATCGGCGAGCCCACAAACTTTGTCCACTTGACACACATTGGCTCTGGGGAGATGGCAGAGGGCCGGGCCCCG TCAGGGCCGGTCCAGGATAAGATGAGGTCAAAAGGACCCAGTGCCAACGGCCGCAAGAGCATGTTATAG